In the Acomys russatus chromosome 13, mAcoRus1.1, whole genome shotgun sequence genome, one interval contains:
- the LOC127197004 gene encoding taste receptor type 2 member 114-like: MLGAGEGVFLSVTTSEAVLGILGNSLVALVNCMDCTKNKKISKIAFILTGLAISRICLLWMLITEAYVKIFSPQLLSPKSVIEYLSYLWIVISQASVWFATSLSILYFLKIVNFSHHIFFWLKRRINIIFLFLIGCLLMSWLFSYLVVVRMVKDNKMLYINTSWQIRMKRSELLINYAFTNAGVFVFFMIMLIVCFLLIISLWRHRRQMQWNKSGLRDIRTEVHVKAIKFLLSFINLFILHVIGMAISAIGLLIPESNLLFMCGLTTAFLYPCCHSFIIILASSQLKQGSIRILQQLKCSEKGKDHRVT; this comes from the coding sequence ATGCTGGGTGCCGGCGAaggtgtctttctttctgtcacaaCTAGTGAGGCTGTGCTGGGCATTTTAGGGAATTCACTGGTTGCACTTGTGAACTGCATGGACTGTACCAAGAACAAGAAGATCTCTAAGATTGCCTTCATTCTCACTGGCTTGGCGATTTCCAGAATTTGCCTCCTGTGGATGTTAATCACAGAAGCATACGTTAAGATATTCTCTCCACAATTGCTGTCCCCTAAGAGTGTGATTGAATACCTCAGTTACCTATGGATAGTTATCAGTCAAGCAAGTGTCTGGTTTGCCACCAGCCTCAGTATCCTCTATTTCCTGAAGATAGTAAATTTTTCCCACCACATATTTTTCTGGCTAAAAAGAAGAATTAACATAATTTTTCTCTTCCTGATAGGGTGTTTGCTCATGTCATGGTTATTTTCTTACCTGGTAGTTGTGAGGATGgttaaagataataaaatgttatatataaatacatcatGGCAGATCCGCATGAAGAGAAGTGAGTTACTCATTAACTATGCTTTCACCAATGCGGGAGTATTTGTATTCTTTATGATAATGTTAATTGTATGTTTTCTGTTAATCATTTCTCTTTGGAGACACAGGAGGCAGATGCAATGGAATAAATCAGGACTCAGAGACATCCGCACAGAAGTTCATGTGAAAGCAATAAAATTTTTGTTATCTTTTATTAACCTTTTCATATTGCATGTCATAGGTATGGCCATCAGTGCAATAGGTCTGTTAATTCCAGAAAGCAACCTGTTATTCATGTGTGGTTTGACAACTGCATTCCTCTATCCCTGCTGTCACTCATTTATCATAATTCTAGCAAGCAGTCAGCTGAAGCAAGGTTCTATAAGGATATTACAGCAATTAAAATGctctgagaaaggaaaagatCACAGAGTCACATGA